Below is a genomic region from Ancylomarina subtilis.
GAAACCAGCAATGGCATTCAATGTAAAATCATCATTTAGTGATTTATTATAAACAGCCATCACATCATGATTCACTTGAATTCTAGTTCTTCTCCATTCCTCATAAGAACCCGGATTTGAAGAACTACTACCATCATTGGGAGCACCAGGAGTGAAATTTATTACAGCAGTATGTGTTTCAGAACGAGAAGTTTCGTAGTCACCACCAAAGCGGTAACTCAATTTAAAATCATCTGTAAAATCATAATCTAATTGGAATTTCCCAAAAAGTTTCTTCTTATTCTGAACAGCACCATCCTCATTTAACACATAATAAGGATTTACACCATAAGGCGTAAAATAATTATCAAGATTATAAAACTTATTTTTGTAATCTTTCATATCTACAATAGAAATATCATTTGCAGATTCGTAAAGAGATCTAAATACAGATGTACCCTGTCCTGAAGGAACAGCTTTAGTTTTCTCTGTACTAAAGTTTACATTAGCACTAATAGTTAATTTTCCAGCTTTATGAGAACCTTTAGTAGAGATAGTACTTCTCTTATAAGAATCACTATCTGTTGGCATTACACCATCTACATCATTATGAGATAAAGACAAGAAAAAGTTAGTGGTAGCATTACCTCCATTTAATGAAACAGAATGCTTCATATTTTTCCCATAGTCGTAAAAATCACGAACTCTATCCTCTAGGAAAGAATAAGGCTTAACCTGTAAGCTATTATTAACGTTATTACCCCAAACACGATCTTTACCATCGTAAGCAGGTCCCCAGTTACCATTCTCATCAAGAGCTCTATCGCCAGACCAACCTTGACCGAATTGTTTCTGAACTTCTGGCAAACGACCTACGCGAGAAATGGTCATAGAACCGTTATAGTTCACATTTATCTTACCTTCTGTATCCTTACCTGATTTAGTCGTAATCATGATTACACCATTTGCAGCACGGGAACCATACAACGCAGTCGCAGCAGCACCTTTTAGTACAGTCATATCTTCGATATCATCAGGATTCAAAGAGTTAATACCAGAACCGAAGTCAACCTGAGAATTCAAGTTATCACCAGAACGGTTTTGCTCATTTGTCAATGGCACACCATCAACAATATAAAGAGGCTGTGAATCACCAAAAGAAGAAGCACCACGAATGATAACATTCTGAGTAGATCCAGGACCTGGAGCAGAAGAAATGTCCACACCAGCAACTTTACCTTGTAATGCATTCATTGGGTTAATCGCTTGAGATTTTCCGATCTCTTCACCACCTACCGATGTAGCTGCATATCCAAGAGCTTTTTTCTCACGAGTAACCCCCATAGCTGTTACAACAACTTCATCCATACCAATAGATTCAGACTCCATTACTAAATTAATGGTATTAGAATTAATTGGTAATTCTACTGTTTTCATACCTACAAAAGAGAAAACCAGGATTTCCCCTTCTTCTGGTATGCTAATAGCATATTTCCCATCAAAATCGGTCGTTGTCCCGATTGTGGTTCCTTTAATTACAACTGAAACTCCAGGAATTGATAGCCCATCATCAGCTGATGTGACAACCCCTGAAACTTCTCGACTTTGAGCGAACACGCTCTGCAATCCTATTAGACATAGGATTAACATCGAAAATAAATTTTTCTTCATAAATTTTTAGTTAGTGGTTAATTAATTGCCGTCAGATTTACCTAACAAATGTTAAAATAAATCTTTCAAGTTTTTCTTTCATAATAATAACTTAGGACTCCAACTCTCTACATCATTAATAAATACAGGCATTAGAAGCATCCCCTAATTAAATTACGAGGAACCAAAAGTGTGAAAAAAACTTAAAATGGCAAATGAAATTTGTAATTTCAAAAACACTACTAACATAACATCATGATAAATTTTACTTAAAAAAATAACAAGTTATAAACAAACAAAAAATACTTATGTATAAATTACAAGAGAAATCTATTCAAAAAAAAAACAGATCATTAAACCCATTAAATACTATCAGACAAAACGTTAAAATAACTATATAAAAAAGTTAATATTAAATAGAGACTTAAGACTCATAGAAAAATATAACGGAAATAAACTTGTAACTTTATAGTCTTTATAAATAAGCAACTGAAATTAGAAGTAAATATCACAACCAATTAAAATTATTTTATAAGAAAACACCATAATTAAACAACGTAACCAATATGGAACTCTTAAAAAAACACAAACAAGTCATAAATTCAGGATAAAAAAAATTTAAGCTGTTATTTTTTTAAGTGCACTCAAACACTCTCACGAATATTACCCATAATACAAAGATGTCAAATAAACAATGAGGCCCCTAGCCCCCTCATTAAATAAAAATAGAAATCACACCTCAAGTGACCAATACACTCTATGACAAAAAAAAAAGGCTATCGAAAAATATCGATAGCCCCTAAATATTACAGACTCTATTTAGCTATTAACTAAATTAAAATTGCTTGTTATTGTGGCAAATTGTCAAACCAGTTTTCATTCTGCTCACATTTGTAGCCAGAATTAATTTCATCTGCAGGGATAGGATATACAAACTTTTGTACGTCAAAATTCTCATATTTCCCATTTGAAACAGTAATTAACTCACCAGTTCTACGAGCATCATAAAAACGGTGCCCCTCTTGGAAAAACTCTCTTTTACGCTCTTTGGCAATAAAAGCCAACAAAGCATCTTTAGTAGTAGGCAAATCAGTTACAGAAACTATTTCATAATTTCTTTTAGCCGTAAACAACAAGGCTTCTCTAGCATCATCTAAAAGATCTAATCTGGCACTAGCCTCAGCAATAATTAACTTCATTTCAGAAACCCTGAATTGAGGAATATTACTAGTAGAAGCAGAACTTTCGATACCATCAAATTTCTTAGGATGGAAATCATCCATATTAATTAATTTTAAACGGTAATCATTTTCATTAAAATCAGCAACCAAACTAGATGTTAGTTTTCCACCATATGAACCATAAAGCGTATTCAATGAATTGGCTGATAGATTATCATCCTCACTCTTTGCAATACTGAAAATCTCTTCATCTGAAAGAGTAAGACTCTTCCACATACCAAGATACCCTTCCTCATTCATTTCTTTAACACCTCTTAAAGTCAAGGACTGGGTTGCAGCATCGATAGCCAACTGATCATTTCCCATAAATAAAAGCACACGAGCTTTTAAGGCATTTACAGCAGCTTCATTAAAGTAGAATCCATTGGTTTTAGTACTGGTTAACTCATAAGCTTTAAGAGACGAACTAATATCAGTCAATATTTGCTCATAAGTCTCCTCAACAGAACTTCTAGAAACATTTTCCATAGGTAAAATCGCCTTATCGCTCATCAAAACTAAACCGCCATGAGGATTGGAATCAGTTCCATAAGGTAATCCAAATACATTTACAAGATGAAAATAAGCCAAGGCTCTCAAACCATGAATTTCTGCTTTATACAAATTAAGTTCATTTTTCACAGCATCAGTTAGGCTTGCATCTGTCAATAAATTGTCTATTGCCAATAGAGCCTGAGTAGAGGTGTTGATAACAATATAACCATATTCCCAAGTATCCTGGAATTCAGAATCGTAATCCCCAACAGAATAAGTATTGATACTCACATAATGACCTGAACTACCATCAGCAACAGCAATATCAGAGGCAAAATCACCCAAGGCAAGAATATTGGTCCCACAAAATTCATCTTGCCCAAGATTACGATAAAGACCATTTCTTGCAGCTTTTATATCGTCAACCGTTTTAAATGCATCCTGAGAGTCTATCGAATTGTAGGTTTCAGACTCCAAATACGAATCACAACTGCTAAGCAACAGTAATGACATACCCAAAGCACATAATATATTTTTAAACATAGTATTCTTTATTAAATTATCATTAAAAATTAACATTTACACCAAAAATAAATGTACGTGGAGCAGGGTAATTCCACCATTGAATTCCACTAGCTCCAACTCCAGCTGGATCGAATCCTCTGTAATTTGACTTTGTAAATGTATATAGATTACTTGCACTTGCATAAAATCTCACATTCTCGATTTTCATGCTGTTTGTCAACTGAGAAGGCAAGGTATATCCCAATACAACATTTTGAATTTTAAGATAATCACCATCCATTAAAAACTGAGAAGAATGCTTATTCGATTCAGTCATCGCAAATCTAGGAACATTAGTAATATCTCCAGGATTTTGCCATCTGTTTTTATAAACATATTTGGTAGTTGATTGATTTAAACTTCCACCATGCTGTTCATCATATCTAAGGTTACTACCATATATCTTTCCTCCTACAGAATAATTCATTTGAACTGACAAGTCAAAATTCTTATATTTCAAATTTGTAGAAAAACTTCCTTGAAAGTCAGGGGTTGCAACACCTAAGTAACGCTTTGAGGCCTTATTATAATTAGTTGTTGTTTCATCACCTTTCTCATTCAAATAATACAAAGCTTCACCAGTTTGAACATCAACACCTGCAAATTCTTTCATCTTAAACTGAAAAATATCATGACCTACTTCTCTAATAGTGTATGTATTTTCAATTGGCATGTCAGTACTTAACTTGGTAAGTTCATTGGTATTTTTAGAAAGCACGAACGAAGCATTCCAGTTAAAATCTGCTTTTCTTATAATGCTTGCATTAAGAGAAAATTCAAAACCTTCATTCTGCAACTCACCAACATTCATTGGAAGATCAGTAAAACCACTGGTAAATGACATTGGCACTCTAAACACCATATCCTTGGTAAGGTGCTTGTAATAATCAACAGTTACATCAAAGATGGAAAAAAGAGTTGCATCAACTCCAACATTGAATTTGGCCGTTTGCTCCCATTGCAAGTCTGCATTCCCATATTGTTCAGCAGCACTACCTCCATTAGAGTTATAATTATAACCATATCCGTATAAAGGTCTTGAAGCGTACCAGCCACTCTGAATTGCACCAGAAGTTATACCCACAGCCTGATTACCTGAAGTACCATAACTAGATCTAATAGTTAAATTATCCAACCAGTCAGAAGTGGATGCCATGAAATCCTCAGCACTTAAACGATATTTCCCTCCAACAGACCAAAATCCAGCCCATCTGTTATTTTCACCAAAACGGGAAGAACCATCATAACGATAACTGGCTGACAAATAATACTTACTCTTATAGTCATACTGCCCATTAAAGAAAAAAGAAGCTAATCTTAACTCATATTTATCAGTTGAAGCACTACCTGGAGTTGCAGCCAATGAAACTACATTTTTATCTGGAACAGGATAATTAGAACCAGATAGATAAGCTTTATTCAAATTTGTTGAAGACATTTCCTGACCGAATAATAAATTCAAATTATGAGATTCATTAATCGTTTTCAAATAATTTATTGTGTTGGTAAATGTAATGAGAGTCTGATCAGAATTCGTATTTTCACCCATACCTCGCATATCCTTGCCCTGTGGTTGTAGGAAAGACCAATATCCAAACTCACCCATAGACATATAATCAAGTCCCATACGAGTTGTATATGTCAATTCAGGTAAAAGATTAATAGTAAGAAATGGCGAAACCATGGCGCGATAGGTCTTATTTTCACTCTTGTCCCCCAATGCACTTCTCTGAGCTACTGGATTGTACCCATTTACCGTATTGAAGTTCCAGTCTCCATTCTCATCCTTTACAGGAGTTAAAGGTGACTGCATGTAAGCCTGTGTTATAGGGTCAGAAAAATAACCTCCACCAGCGCCCATATTGGTCTTGGTGTATGATAATGATGAATTTACACCATAAGAAAGCCAATCTGTAGGTTTTTGATCAATATTGAAACGAAAACTGTAACGCTCAAAATCCTTGCCTTTGATAAAAGCTTCATTTTTTAAATAACCTAAAGACAGGTAGACTCTTGGAGCAGATTTTTCAGAACCTGCTGCTTGTACGCTCAAGTTATACTCCTGAACCATACCTGTGCGAGTAATTTCATCCAACCAATTAACATCTGCCAAATTATCTTTGGAAAGCCCCTGGTCAGGCAACGAATAACCATAAATTGATCCTTCATAATACTCCTTGGCAGCTTCTTCATTAGACACTTCAAGATAATTCTGCCATCCCTCTATTTGCAATTCGTTATACTCATCTGCATTTACTGTCTTATAGTCATCAGTAAAAGGTGCAATCTCTTCAATACCATATTTAGCACTAAATGAAACTTTGGTTTTAGCACCAGCAACACCTTTTTTAGTCGTAATTACAATAACACCATTCGCCGCACGCGCACCATAAATCGAAGTCGCAGTAGCATCTTTTAATACTGTAATATTCTCAATATCGTTAGGGTTAATACTACTTAACGGAGAAAACTCCGCCCCTTCACTCTCACGAGATCCCCAAGAACCGGCTTCCATTGAAACACCATCAATTACATACAAAGGCTGAGTTCCCGAATTCAAGGAATTACGACCACGAATATAAATAGATGAAGGTGCTCCTGGTTGACCAGATTCTGAATTAAGTTGTAGACCTGCAACACTTCCTTCCAATGCCTTAATCGGATTGGACGATACCTTATCAGCAATCAATTCACTGCCTACAGTAGAAGCAGCACCAGTAAAGGCAGCTTTCTTGGTAATACCATAACCTGTGACAATAACTTCGTCCATACCAATAGATTCAGACTCCATTACAACATTAATAGTATTAGAATTGATGACCACTTCCTTTTGTTTCATTCCAACAAAAGAAAAAACTAGGATCTTACCATCTGTTGGAACCGAAATTGTGTATTTACCATCAAAATCAGTAGCCGTACCTATAGTCGTACCTTTTACAATTACTGAAACTCCAGGAACAGACAAGCCATCATCGGCTGATGTCACGACCCCTGAAACTTCTCGATTTTG
It encodes:
- a CDS encoding RagB/SusD family nutrient uptake outer membrane protein, with protein sequence MFKNILCALGMSLLLLSSCDSYLESETYNSIDSQDAFKTVDDIKAARNGLYRNLGQDEFCGTNILALGDFASDIAVADGSSGHYVSINTYSVGDYDSEFQDTWEYGYIVINTSTQALLAIDNLLTDASLTDAVKNELNLYKAEIHGLRALAYFHLVNVFGLPYGTDSNPHGGLVLMSDKAILPMENVSRSSVEETYEQILTDISSSLKAYELTSTKTNGFYFNEAAVNALKARVLLFMGNDQLAIDAATQSLTLRGVKEMNEEGYLGMWKSLTLSDEEIFSIAKSEDDNLSANSLNTLYGSYGGKLTSSLVADFNENDYRLKLINMDDFHPKKFDGIESSASTSNIPQFRVSEMKLIIAEASARLDLLDDAREALLFTAKRNYEIVSVTDLPTTKDALLAFIAKERKREFFQEGHRFYDARRTGELITVSNGKYENFDVQKFVYPIPADEINSGYKCEQNENWFDNLPQ
- a CDS encoding SusC/RagA family TonB-linked outer membrane protein gives rise to the protein MKKRMFSMLILCLIGLQSVFAQNREVSGVVTSADDGLSVPGVSVIVKGTTIGTATDFDGKYTISVPTDGKILVFSFVGMKQKEVVINSNTINVVMESESIGMDEVIVTGYGITKKAAFTGAASTVGSELIADKVSSNPIKALEGSVAGLQLNSESGQPGAPSSIYIRGRNSLNSGTQPLYVIDGVSMEAGSWGSRESEGAEFSPLSSINPNDIENITVLKDATATSIYGARAANGVIVITTKKGVAGAKTKVSFSAKYGIEEIAPFTDDYKTVNADEYNELQIEGWQNYLEVSNEEAAKEYYEGSIYGYSLPDQGLSKDNLADVNWLDEITRTGMVQEYNLSVQAAGSEKSAPRVYLSLGYLKNEAFIKGKDFERYSFRFNIDQKPTDWLSYGVNSSLSYTKTNMGAGGGYFSDPITQAYMQSPLTPVKDENGDWNFNTVNGYNPVAQRSALGDKSENKTYRAMVSPFLTINLLPELTYTTRMGLDYMSMGEFGYWSFLQPQGKDMRGMGENTNSDQTLITFTNTINYLKTINESHNLNLLFGQEMSSTNLNKAYLSGSNYPVPDKNVVSLAATPGSASTDKYELRLASFFFNGQYDYKSKYYLSASYRYDGSSRFGENNRWAGFWSVGGKYRLSAEDFMASTSDWLDNLTIRSSYGTSGNQAVGITSGAIQSGWYASRPLYGYGYNYNSNGGSAAEQYGNADLQWEQTAKFNVGVDATLFSIFDVTVDYYKHLTKDMVFRVPMSFTSGFTDLPMNVGELQNEGFEFSLNASIIRKADFNWNASFVLSKNTNELTKLSTDMPIENTYTIREVGHDIFQFKMKEFAGVDVQTGEALYYLNEKGDETTTNYNKASKRYLGVATPDFQGSFSTNLKYKNFDLSVQMNYSVGGKIYGSNLRYDEQHGGSLNQSTTKYVYKNRWQNPGDITNVPRFAMTESNKHSSQFLMDGDYLKIQNVVLGYTLPSQLTNSMKIENVRFYASASNLYTFTKSNYRGFDPAGVGASGIQWWNYPAPRTFIFGVNVNF
- a CDS encoding SusC/RagA family TonB-linked outer membrane protein, coding for MKKNLFSMLILCLIGLQSVFAQSREVSGVVTSADDGLSIPGVSVVIKGTTIGTTTDFDGKYAISIPEEGEILVFSFVGMKTVELPINSNTINLVMESESIGMDEVVVTAMGVTREKKALGYAATSVGGEEIGKSQAINPMNALQGKVAGVDISSAPGPGSTQNVIIRGASSFGDSQPLYIVDGVPLTNEQNRSGDNLNSQVDFGSGINSLNPDDIEDMTVLKGAAATALYGSRAANGVIMITTKSGKDTEGKINVNYNGSMTISRVGRLPEVQKQFGQGWSGDRALDENGNWGPAYDGKDRVWGNNVNNSLQVKPYSFLEDRVRDFYDYGKNMKHSVSLNGGNATTNFFLSLSHNDVDGVMPTDSDSYKRSTISTKGSHKAGKLTISANVNFSTEKTKAVPSGQGTSVFRSLYESANDISIVDMKDYKNKFYNLDNYFTPYGVNPYYVLNEDGAVQNKKKLFGKFQLDYDFTDDFKLSYRFGGDYETSRSETHTAVINFTPGAPNDGSSSSNPGSYEEWRRTRIQVNHDVMAVYNKSLNDDFTLNAIAGFNMNERTYDWLRGSINSIDIPNFYNLNNSLSPSTSSQKTEERRLMGLYANVDLSFRNYAYLTVTARNDWSSTLPIDNNDFFYSGVTGSFLITDFMKYNDIDTGILSFAKVRAAYGSTGKDTDPYYVYDRYVSAFSGNPGYPKIDDLSFPLGGVNSYMASNQLGNPDLKNELTKEFEFGVETRLFNNRFGIDFSYYNRLTEGLIASLPKDPSSGYTAQQANLGDVRNTGIELVLDATVIKKGDFQWDMSVNFATNDNKVEKLNGVDEVFLSGFGGAGIYAVEGKAMGQFKMARVKKVDVGGVMKTVVDGSGMPQQTTDMEFLDKDVNEDFSLGFNTNFTWKGLSLGATFDYRHGGYMYSYTKDYLNWTGANPESVFNDRKTFLVPNSVVSDGRGGYVENTTAVDPTKLHTFYGDGGGFNGDEDSMLDRSYLKLRNVSLAYQLPKSLCEKIHVNNMRFSITAANILLWTPDENVYIDPETTTFGNSIDAKFGEYGAGPSNEMITFGLSFSL